A single region of the Malaclemys terrapin pileata isolate rMalTer1 chromosome 4, rMalTer1.hap1, whole genome shotgun sequence genome encodes:
- the PPM1J gene encoding protein phosphatase 1J yields MLGRVRTAVAQLVGGLGPAPGAQPPRDSPAPPPLGPSACRGPPAGGGFFSRPAFLQLTSEELQRADDHAGRAVQSPRESCRRLPWSTGYAEVINAGKSQHNEDQACCEVVVVDRRCSPRCNPAPKECTGEAEGGRKDLCFHYWGLFDGHAGSGAAVMASKLLHLHIRDQLRDLVDILQDSSPPPLCLPSDSRALPAERNRAPLAQADAELPNDALPRFHLEKAVSHESLVIGAIENAFKRMDDQIERERTTRLVAGGCCTLAVVYLLGKVYVANAGDSRAIIIRNGEIIPMSREFTPETERQRLQFLGFLRPELLGNEFTHLEFPRRIQHKELGKKMLYRDQNMNGWAYKRIEEDDLKFPLIYGEGKKARVMATIGVTRGLGDHDLKVYNSNIHIKPFLSCVPEVRVYDLTQYEHCPDDVLVLGTDGLWDVTSDREVADVVTEVLMSYEPNDPCRYTRAAHELVVRSRGVLKERGWRLANDKLGSGDDISVFVIPLGGPGNYT; encoded by the exons ATGTTGGGCAGGGTGCGCACGGCGGTGGCGCAGCTGGTGGGGGGCCTGGGCCCCGCGCCCGGCGctcagcccccccgggactcgcCTGCGCCGCCCCCGCTCGGCCCCAGCGCCTGCCGGGGGCCGCCCGCGGGCGGCGGCTTCTTCTCCAGACCAGCCTTTCTGCAGCTCACCTCGGAGGAGCTGCAGCGGGCGGACGATCACGCGGGCAGAGCCGTGCAGAGCCCCCGGGAGAGCTGCCGCCGCCTGCCCTGGAGCACCGGCTACGCCGA GGTGATAAATGCTGGGAAGAGCCAGCACAATGAGGATCAAGCCTGCTgcgaggtggtggtggtggacagGAGATGCAGTCCGAGGTGTAACCCAGCGCCCAAGGAATGCACAGGGGAAGCGGAGGGG GGCAGGAAGGACCTTTGCTTCCACTATTGGGGCTTGTTTGACGGCCACGCTGGCAGCGGTGCCGCTGTCATGGCATCCAAGCTGCTTCACCTTCACATCCGCGACCAGCTCAGGGACCTGGTGGATATCTTACaggactcctcccctcccccgctctgccTGCCGAGCGATTCCCGGGCACTCCCAGCTGAGCGGAACCGGGCCCCCCTCGCACAAGCGGATGCAGAGCTCCCCAACGATGCCCTGCCCCGATTCCACCTGGAGAAGGCAGTCTCTCACGAAAGCCTGGTGATTGGTGCAATCGAGAACGCCTTCAAGCGGATG GATGACCAGATTGAGCGGGAGCGGACGACCCGGCTCGTGGCGGGAGGCTGCTGCACCCTGGCTGTGGTTTACCTCCTGGGGAAAGTCTACGTGGCAAACGCAGGCGACAGTAG GGCCATTATCATCCGTAACGGGGAAATCATTCCAATGTCCAGGGAGTTTACTCCAGAAACAGAGAGGCAGAGGCTACAGTTTTTA GGGTTTTTGAGACCTGAGCTGCTGGGGAATGAGTTCACGCACCTCGAGTTTCCCCGGAGAATTCAGCACAAGGAGCTGGGGAAGAAGATGCTGTACAGAGACCAGAACATGAATGGCTG GGCCTATAAAAGGATAGAAGAGGACGACCTGAAGTTTCCGCTTATCTACGGAGAAGGTAAAAAG GCACGGGTGATGGCAACAATCGGGGTCACGCGGGGCTTAGGAGACCACGACCTCAAGGTGTACAACTCCAATATCCACATCAAGCCTTTCCTCTCCTGTGTCCCTGAG GTCAGAGTTTATGACCTGACGCAGTACGAACACTGTCCTGACGACGTGCTGGTCCTGGGCACCGACGGGCTCTGGGACGTGACCAGTGACCGGGAGGTGGCTGACGTGGTCACGGAAGTGCTGATGAGCTACGAGCCGAACGACCCCTGCAG GTACACCAGGGCTGCCCACGAGCTGGTGGTGAGGTCCAGAGGGGTGCTGAAGGAGCGAGGCTGGCGTCTGGCCAACGACAAGCTGGGTTCCGGAGACGACATCTCCGTCTTCGTGATTCCTCTGGGTGGCCCCGGCAATTACACGTGA